Part of the Elgaria multicarinata webbii isolate HBS135686 ecotype San Diego chromosome 5, rElgMul1.1.pri, whole genome shotgun sequence genome, agtcccattgatttcagtgtggcgtattcccaggtaaatgggtataggattgcagccttagttaccTTTCATGCTGCAGTGAGTTCCATGTCTTATTTTTCATCATTTCACTGATGATAACGGGACATTATTCTCAGACCAAGTATGAAAGGGAGTACTACCACCTCTGATACATGTTGCACATTTCAGTGAGTGCATACTGTGTTCCTAAACTAACTATAACAAAGCAGTTGGAGAATGGAACCACATGGAGAATGGAaccacatgcataggatggctcaTCCTCTTCCTGGAGGTATTCAAGTAAagattggacagccatctgtcagggatgctttaaactggattcctgcagtgTACAGAGTGTTGGCCTAAATGGCCCAACTTTATGATTCTATattctatatccacttacctgagaacaaactgaaatcagtggaatctacttctgagcaggcatatataggattgcagtgacaTTCAGCACCTCCCATAAAATAATGAAACTTGGAAAATCTATGCTCAActcactctcccctcccctcagctaagaagaaggaggaaaagtTAAATTCTCAGTGGAGATGTACATTGACAGCACTATATAAATTATAAATCATGATAATATTTAACACATTTTTACTTTTCATGAAAGAAGAAATAGCTTCCATGATTTTAATTTAATGTTAATCATGCTGTCACTTCCCCAAAAGCAGAAATTAGCTTTCTGAAGGTGTGATAATAGTGGCAAAACACAACCTATCAAACATCCTGTTAGTCACAATGGGACTTCTCTAAAGCAAGCAAATTGGAGGCTACAGCCTGAGTAGTCAATGTGAAACAAATACAGTTGAAATCCAAACTATTGGCAAAGTGGATACAGCTGATAGAACCCTTGCTATAGTTCTAAACagaaggctttaaaaagaggCACTATCCATTTCAATGCCATATGGAATTCCTGGGTGCCCAGAGAAGAAAACTGCAGTAGAAAAGTGGGTTTGTCAGTTTGCTAAAAACAATAGAGGTTTAGTTGGTGTTAGTTTAGGATGAAAAATTGATAAATTGTGTTTAATTGTGTATGTAAATGAGGGATGTTGGATTTCTCCTTATAGAATTATATAGGTTTTACCAACATATGTTGCATGTATGTATAGTGGGCTTTTAATTGATCAGAAATGCCTAGTTTGGCCTCTAACAGTAGACTAGTCAGTAGTTTGAAATCCAATAGGTTAAGCTTTTCATGGTATGGTGCAAGATAGTTAATTAGGTGCCTTCAAGTTGACTTTGacttatggtgaccctatgaatcagCAACCTCCAGTTGCTGCTGTTGGACCACTCTATTCACATCTTGAAACTTTATGTCCATATCTTCCTTTatgtttggtcttcctcttttccttctatcTTCTGCTTTCCCAAGCATTGTTTTTCCTAGTGAGTCATTTCTTttcattatatgtccaaagtagAATACTCTCAGTTTCAATATTTTTgcttctagtgagagttctggcttaatttgtcCTAAAACCCATTTATTTGTCTTATGGTGTAAGACTCCTGTGTATATGAAGCACTGTTTAAAAAACTCCATCCAATGAGCGCTTTATTGCACGGTTGTTACTGGGCActacagagtttgctcaggttccctcacatgacgtcgtctgcctccctcatgccttccgccccttctggccttccttgtgtgacaaaaaaacacctcattaagtctgattttttaaaaatctcagaattactgctctctcctgtgtgcaggagaagcagtgccattagaacagcagactcaatgggcctcgtgctcgttgtgtaacaggaatgaaaacacgagcagagaagcgaaggtagggagcgtgttaacccccagtgtgatggagcttaaagaggcagcagcagcagctacactGGCTAATCTTAGAAATACCAGTGGTGTGGTCTGATTCCTAATGAAGTCTTTGATACTTCCATTTAGATCTAAAACATACTCCATAGGCATTCCAGAAGAAGTAAGAAAGAGCTTCTTGGTATTTCTACTATACAGAGCTGCGGCTACTGCACTAGCCCGGGGTTCTTGAATATATATGTAATCCTGGCAACTGTGAAAATGAAATCTAGCATTACAACTACTATGGGTAGGTTGATAACATTCTCTGGGACAGCTAATGCCTCTAGCAACATCCTGTAAATCAGATTATCAGAAGAACACATGCCAGTATTCCCCTTCCAGCCACTATTGAACTCATGTCATCGGTGGCAAAGCTTTTCAGTTTTCCTGGGTTACCTTCTTGCCAAGGAGATGGTCCTAAAATAAGAGCTCCTTTAGCAGAAAACTGGTCTACTAGAGAAATGGGGTAAAAGGAAGACCATGGTATAGGTCAAATTCTCTGAAGAGCTAAACAATCAGGATTACTATAATTCTCAGGTGTTCCTGCTTTATTCTTTCAGCTTGCTATCAGGGCACTCAGGCTTCTGCTGTATCATAGAAACCACTTAAATTGTGGTAATGAAAGAAGACCCTCTCTTTTCTGTTGTTTGTAGGAGCCAGGATGTCTGGACGTGGCAAGAAGCTAGCAAAGCATGCCAGTGCTCCCCGCAACAGCAAGAGTGAAAGAGCCGGCGTGCAGTTCCCAGTGAGCCGCATTGAGCGGTTCCTGAAACGGGGCAATTATGCTGAAAGAGTTGGTTCCGGAGCCGCGGTGTACCTGGCAGCCGTGTTGGAATATCTGTCTGCAGAGATCCTAGAATTGGCTGGCAATGCTGCTCATGAAAACAAGAAGCAGCGAATTGGGCCACGGCACATCCAGCTGGCGGTGAGGAATGACCAAGAGCTGAACAAGCTGTTTGCAGGTGTGACAATTGCTGAAGGAGGGGTTTTGCCCTACATCCATCCCCTGCTCGGTCCTAAGAAAACAGCAAGCTCTGAAGTTCCCCAAGGAGAACCAAGCAGATCTGACCTCTGATCGCATGTGTTTATAGCTGAAAGACTGAAAAAAGGTCCTTTGTCTCCTGCACTTAGCACTTAAAAGAATcacatttaaatgtttttgtaGCATTAAATTTCCAGAATATCAAACTTGGCTGTGGTGTCTTTATGAGCAAAGAACTGACCAAATGATCTTACCAACCGAACTATGTTGTCTTATTAGCTTGTAGTGCAagttgagtcctttgcatgcctaATAGTCTCATGCTATTGTAGGTTGGATGacattgtatactttttttttccctttgccaTGCCTGTGGGATTAGATGCCATTATCCAGTTGCAAAATGCTGAAAAGCTTCTGTACAGTTTGGTGTATCAGTGTTAGTTTGGTTTACCATTATTGTGCTGCAAAAAAatcctcattaagtccggttgctgctctctcctgctggactgaatggggctaattacttcctgttttcaggaagtgacgggGGAGTGGCGCATTCGAcgagatgtgatggagctttaagtgaagagaaagtattacaattagtttttggagaagcttatggtcaatgttggcatggcaatgggaaacTGACATTGTTCTGGTTAGGAgtcctagacatgcctactcaggagtaagaaccatagagctgAATGGGACCAAATCCGGGCATGGGCAGTGGTGGCCTCGCTCGCGTTCTCCATGGGGTGTTggagcaccctctctccctccccctcacagtTGAGCGGAGAACAGTCCTGCCCTCCTCCTTTGTCAGTGTGACTGtccttcaacacacacacccaacaaaaaatgggatggtccaatatagggcaaggacagcaatacatgggatgaAGGAATGGCTTTATTGCACACAGAGGGTGCGGGGAACAGATTTTGCCCActccaaaataaaacagaaaagggagggaaagaggcaaggtgagtgcaggacagggatgttgtcgtgtgagtactgtgctg contains:
- the LOC134399592 gene encoding histone H2A, sperm-like; protein product: MSGRGKKLAKHASAPRNSKSERAGVQFPVSRIERFLKRGNYAERVGSGAAVYLAAVLEYLSAEILELAGNAAHENKKQRIGPRHIQLAVRNDQELNKLFAGVTIAEGGVLPYIHPLLGPKKTASSEVPQGEPSRSDL